From a single Nocardioides sp. dk884 genomic region:
- the hisD gene encoding histidinol dehydrogenase, whose product MIRRIDLRGAASPVDYRAAVPRAEFDVEAATHAVRPILEDVRTRGVEAIRELSERFDGVAVDDLRVPVAVMTEALANLDPAVRAALEESVRRLRATCTAELETDVVTDLAPGARVTHRMVPVNRVGLYVPGGLAPLVSSVLMNAVPAQVAGVGSIALASPPQAEFGGLPHPNILAACALLGIEEVYAVGGAQAIAMFAYGVGECAKVDLVTGPGNIYVVTAKRLLKGEIGIDSEAGPTEIAVLADDTAVAAHVAADLISQAEHDPLAASVLVTPSERLAEEVLVELDKQVGATKHVERIRTALSGSQSGIVLVDDLEQGLAVVDAYGAEHLEIQTEDAAAWAARVTNAGAIFVGAHAPVSLGDYCAGSNHVLPTGGCSCHSSGLSVRAFTKSVHVIDYSREALAEVADHVVTLAEAEDLPGHGAAVRVRFES is encoded by the coding sequence ATGATTCGCCGGATCGACCTGCGGGGGGCCGCGAGCCCCGTCGACTATCGCGCCGCCGTGCCGCGCGCCGAGTTCGACGTCGAGGCCGCCACCCATGCCGTGCGCCCGATCCTCGAGGACGTCCGCACCCGCGGTGTCGAGGCGATCCGCGAGCTCTCCGAGCGCTTCGACGGCGTCGCCGTCGACGACCTGCGGGTTCCCGTCGCGGTGATGACCGAGGCCCTGGCGAACCTCGACCCCGCTGTGCGCGCCGCGCTCGAGGAGTCGGTACGCCGGCTCCGGGCCACCTGCACCGCCGAGCTCGAGACCGACGTGGTCACCGACCTCGCGCCGGGCGCCCGGGTGACGCACCGGATGGTGCCGGTCAACCGGGTCGGGCTCTACGTGCCGGGCGGGCTGGCCCCGCTGGTCTCCAGCGTGCTGATGAACGCCGTCCCGGCCCAGGTCGCCGGCGTCGGCTCGATCGCGCTGGCGAGCCCGCCGCAGGCCGAGTTCGGCGGACTGCCGCACCCCAACATCCTGGCCGCGTGCGCGCTGCTCGGCATCGAGGAGGTCTACGCCGTCGGTGGCGCCCAGGCGATCGCGATGTTCGCCTACGGCGTCGGCGAGTGCGCCAAGGTCGACCTCGTCACCGGTCCGGGCAACATCTACGTCGTGACCGCCAAGCGGCTGCTCAAGGGTGAGATCGGCATCGACTCCGAGGCCGGCCCCACCGAGATCGCCGTCCTCGCCGACGACACCGCCGTGGCCGCCCACGTCGCCGCCGACCTGATCAGCCAGGCCGAGCACGACCCGCTCGCTGCCTCGGTGCTGGTCACCCCCTCCGAGCGGCTCGCCGAGGAGGTGCTGGTCGAGCTCGACAAGCAGGTCGGCGCGACCAAGCACGTCGAGCGCATCCGCACCGCGCTCAGCGGCTCGCAGTCGGGCATCGTGCTCGTCGACGACCTCGAGCAGGGCCTGGCCGTCGTGGACGCCTACGGCGCCGAGCACCTGGAGATCCAGACCGAGGACGCCGCCGCCTGGGCCGCGCGGGTCACCAACGCCGGCGCGATCTTCGTCGGCGCCCACGCCCCGGTCTCCCTCGGCGACTACTGCGCCGGCTCCAACCACGTGCTGCCCACCGGCGGCTGCTCCTGCCACTCCTCGGGCCTGTCGGTGCGCGCGTTCACCAAGTCGGTGCACGTCATCGACTACTCGCGCGAGGCGCTGGCCGAGGTGGCCGACCACGTGGTGACCCTGGCCGAGGCCGAGGACCTGCCCGGTCACGGTGCCGCGGTGCGCGTGCGCTTCGAGAGCTGA
- a CDS encoding histidinol-phosphate transaminase — protein sequence MTQTNPTGERSAWPPLRAELRGLEPYGAPQLDVPVQLNTNENPYGPSPECVADIATAVAHAATTLNRYPDREFTELRTELAAYLTRDLAGTGPERITPEMVWAANGSNEVMLQLLQAFGGPGRTALSFAPTYSMYPEYARDTHTRWVQGRREEDFSLDLDAARALIEAERPGVVLLPSPNNPTGTALPPEAVSVLCEAAASYEPQGLVVVDEAYGEFRRAGTPSALELLGTHRNLVVSRTMSKAFALAGARLGYLAADPAILDAVRLVRLPYHLSAVTQAVALAALRHAPELLGKVDDLRAERDACVTWLRGQGLQVADSDANFVLFGTFADRHAVWQGLLERGVLVRETGPEGWLRVSIGTPTEMAAFRAALTEVVAAAPAPDPHDPHTLEAP from the coding sequence GTGACCCAGACGAACCCCACAGGGGAGAGGTCTGCCTGGCCGCCCCTGCGCGCGGAGCTGCGCGGCCTCGAGCCGTACGGCGCCCCGCAGCTCGACGTACCGGTGCAGCTCAACACCAACGAGAACCCCTACGGCCCCTCGCCGGAGTGCGTCGCCGACATCGCGACGGCGGTGGCGCACGCCGCGACCACGCTGAACCGCTACCCCGACCGCGAGTTCACCGAGCTGCGCACCGAGCTCGCGGCCTACCTCACCCGCGACCTGGCCGGCACCGGCCCGGAGCGGATCACGCCCGAGATGGTGTGGGCGGCCAACGGCTCCAACGAGGTGATGCTGCAGCTGCTGCAGGCCTTCGGCGGCCCGGGGCGCACCGCGCTGAGCTTCGCCCCGACGTACTCGATGTATCCCGAGTACGCCCGCGACACCCACACCCGCTGGGTGCAGGGGCGCCGCGAGGAGGACTTCTCCCTCGACCTGGACGCCGCGCGCGCCCTGATCGAGGCGGAGCGGCCCGGCGTCGTGCTGCTGCCCTCGCCGAACAACCCGACCGGCACCGCGCTGCCGCCCGAGGCGGTCAGCGTGCTGTGCGAGGCCGCGGCGTCGTACGAGCCGCAGGGCCTGGTCGTCGTCGACGAGGCGTACGGCGAGTTCCGTCGCGCCGGCACCCCGAGCGCCCTGGAGCTGCTCGGCACCCACCGCAACCTGGTGGTCAGCCGCACCATGAGCAAGGCGTTCGCGCTGGCCGGCGCGCGGCTCGGCTACCTGGCCGCCGACCCGGCGATCCTCGACGCCGTGCGGCTGGTGCGCCTGCCCTACCACCTCTCGGCGGTGACCCAGGCGGTCGCGCTGGCCGCGCTGCGCCACGCCCCCGAGCTGCTCGGCAAGGTCGACGACCTGCGTGCCGAGCGGGACGCCTGCGTGACCTGGCTGCGCGGGCAGGGCCTGCAGGTCGCCGACAGCGACGCCAACTTCGTGCTCTTCGGCACCTTCGCGGACCGCCACGCGGTCTGGCAGGGTCTGCTCGAGCGCGGGGTGCTCGTGCGCGAGACCGGCCCGGAGGGCTGGCTGCGCGTCTCGATCGGCACCCCGACCGAGATGGCGGCGTTCCGCGCGGCGCTCACCGAGGTCGTCGCCGCAGCGCCCGCCCCCGATCCTCACGACCCGCACACCCTGGAGGCACCATGA
- the hisB gene encoding imidazoleglycerol-phosphate dehydratase HisB: MSRTARIERQTSESKVLVEVNLDGTGTHDISTGIGFYDHMLTAFSRHSLVDLTVHAEGDHWIDAHHTTEDTAIVLGQALRQALGDKKGIRRFGDATVPLDETLVQAVVDVSGRPYCVHTGEPEGQQYVQLGGSTPAYLGSLTQHVFETIAFHGHLALHVRVLAGREPHHIVETQFKAFARAFRDAIALDPRETGVPSTKGAL; this comes from the coding sequence ATGAGCAGGACCGCCCGCATCGAGCGGCAGACGAGCGAGTCGAAGGTCCTCGTCGAGGTGAACCTCGACGGCACCGGCACGCACGACATCTCCACCGGCATCGGGTTCTACGACCACATGCTGACCGCGTTCTCGCGGCACTCGCTGGTCGACCTGACCGTGCACGCCGAGGGTGACCACTGGATCGACGCCCACCACACCACCGAGGACACCGCGATCGTCCTGGGCCAGGCGCTGCGCCAGGCGCTGGGGGACAAGAAGGGCATCCGTCGCTTCGGCGACGCCACGGTGCCGCTCGACGAGACGCTCGTGCAGGCCGTCGTCGACGTCTCCGGGCGTCCCTACTGCGTGCACACCGGCGAGCCGGAGGGCCAGCAGTACGTCCAGCTCGGCGGCAGCACCCCGGCGTACCTCGGCTCGCTGACCCAGCACGTCTTCGAGACCATCGCCTTCCACGGCCACCTCGCGCTGCACGTGCGGGTGCTGGCCGGCCGCGAGCCGCACCACATCGTGGAGACGCAGTTCAAGGCCTTCGCCCGCGCGTTCCGCGACGCGATCGCGCTGGACCCCCGTGAGACGGGCGTCCCGAGCACCAAGGGTGCGCTCTGA
- the hisH gene encoding imidazole glycerol phosphate synthase subunit HisH has product MVLDYGSGNLRSAVRAVERAGAEVTLTADRTLAQDADGLLVPGVGAFAACMQGLRAVRGPELIGRRLAGGRPVLGICVGMQVLFARGVEHGVETEGCDEWPGVVERLQAPVVPHMGWNTVEVPDGSRLFAGLEDERFYFVHSYAVREWTLETNDRTEAPRVTWSEHGGDRFVAAVENGPLSATQFHPEKSGDAGAALLRNWVQSL; this is encoded by the coding sequence GTGGTCCTCGACTACGGCTCGGGCAACCTGCGCTCGGCGGTCCGCGCGGTCGAGCGGGCCGGCGCCGAGGTCACCCTCACCGCCGACCGCACGCTCGCCCAGGACGCCGACGGGCTGCTGGTGCCGGGCGTGGGCGCGTTCGCCGCGTGCATGCAGGGCCTGCGCGCGGTGCGTGGTCCCGAGCTGATCGGACGCCGCCTCGCCGGGGGTCGCCCGGTGCTCGGCATCTGCGTGGGCATGCAGGTCCTGTTCGCCCGCGGCGTGGAGCACGGCGTCGAGACCGAGGGCTGCGATGAGTGGCCGGGCGTCGTGGAGCGGCTCCAGGCCCCCGTCGTACCCCACATGGGCTGGAACACCGTCGAGGTCCCGGACGGCTCCCGGCTCTTCGCGGGGCTCGAGGACGAGCGGTTCTACTTCGTGCACTCCTACGCGGTGCGCGAGTGGACCCTGGAGACCAACGACCGCACCGAGGCGCCGCGGGTGACGTGGTCGGAGCACGGTGGGGACCGCTTCGTCGCCGCCGTCGAGAACGGTCCGCTCTCCGCCACCCAGTTCCACCCCGAGAAGTCCGGGGACGCCGGCGCCGCGCTGCTGCGCAACTGGGTGCAGTCGCTCTGA
- the priA gene encoding bifunctional 1-(5-phosphoribosyl)-5-((5-phosphoribosylamino)methylideneamino)imidazole-4-carboxamide isomerase/phosphoribosylanthranilate isomerase PriA codes for MSDYLQLLPAVDITEGQAVQLAQGVAGSERAYGDPIAAALRWQEAGSEWLHLVDLDAAFGRGSNRELQAQIVGALDIDVEMSGGIRDDESLEAALATGCRRVNIGTAALEKPEWCAKIIAEHGDRIAIGLDVRGTTLAARGWTKDGGDLFETLARLDSEGCARYVVTDVNKDGMLQGPNLQLLRDVCAATDAPVIASGGVTELSDIEALMELVPLGVEGAIAGTALYEGRFTLEDALALTLPASRRAR; via the coding sequence ATGAGCGACTACCTCCAGCTGCTGCCCGCCGTCGACATCACCGAGGGGCAGGCCGTCCAGCTCGCGCAGGGTGTCGCGGGCTCCGAGCGCGCGTACGGCGACCCGATCGCCGCCGCGCTGCGCTGGCAGGAGGCCGGGAGCGAGTGGCTGCACCTGGTGGACCTCGACGCCGCCTTCGGGCGCGGCAGCAACCGCGAGCTCCAGGCGCAGATCGTCGGCGCCCTCGACATCGACGTGGAGATGAGCGGCGGCATCCGCGACGACGAGTCGCTCGAGGCCGCCCTGGCCACCGGCTGCCGCCGGGTCAACATCGGCACCGCCGCGCTGGAGAAGCCCGAGTGGTGCGCCAAGATCATTGCCGAGCACGGCGACCGGATCGCGATCGGCCTCGACGTGCGCGGCACGACGCTGGCGGCCCGCGGCTGGACCAAGGACGGCGGCGACCTCTTCGAGACCCTCGCGCGCCTCGACTCCGAGGGCTGCGCGCGCTACGTGGTCACCGACGTCAACAAGGACGGCATGCTGCAGGGCCCGAACCTGCAGCTGCTGCGCGACGTCTGCGCCGCCACCGACGCCCCGGTGATCGCCTCCGGTGGCGTCACCGAGCTCTCCGACATCGAGGCGCTCATGGAGCTGGTCCCACTGGGCGTCGAGGGCGCGATCGCCGGCACCGCGCTCTACGAGGGCCGCTTCACCCTGGAGGACGCCCTCGCGCTCACGCTCCCGGCCTCGCGGCGCGCGCGATGA
- the hisF gene encoding imidazole glycerol phosphate synthase subunit HisF, with protein sequence MSLAVRVIPCLDVDAGRVVKGINFRELRDAGDPVELARTYDAEGADELTFLDISASHEGRATTMDIVSRTAEEVFIPLTVGGGVSSVADVDRLLRAGADKVAVNTAAIRRPELVAEIAGRFGNQVLVLSVDARRAEGMDSGFEVTTHGGRKSAGIDALEWAARAAELGAGEILLNAMDADGTEDGFDLDLIRAVRREVSIPVIASGGAGRAEHFAPAIDAGADAVLAATVFHFGKVRVREVKDALVAGGHPVR encoded by the coding sequence ATGAGCCTCGCGGTCCGGGTCATCCCGTGCCTCGACGTCGACGCAGGCCGGGTGGTCAAGGGCATCAACTTCCGCGAGCTGCGCGACGCCGGCGACCCGGTCGAGCTGGCCCGCACCTATGACGCGGAGGGCGCCGACGAGCTGACCTTCCTCGACATCTCCGCCTCTCACGAGGGGCGCGCCACGACGATGGACATCGTCTCGCGCACCGCCGAGGAGGTCTTCATCCCGCTCACCGTCGGTGGGGGCGTCTCCTCGGTCGCCGACGTCGACCGGCTGCTGCGGGCCGGCGCCGACAAGGTGGCGGTCAACACCGCGGCGATCCGCCGCCCCGAGCTGGTCGCGGAGATCGCCGGCCGCTTCGGCAACCAGGTGCTGGTGCTCTCCGTCGACGCCCGCCGTGCCGAGGGCATGGACTCCGGCTTCGAGGTCACCACCCACGGTGGCCGCAAGTCCGCCGGGATCGACGCGCTGGAGTGGGCGGCGCGCGCCGCCGAGCTCGGCGCGGGGGAGATCCTGCTCAACGCGATGGACGCCGACGGCACCGAGGACGGCTTCGACCTCGACCTGATCCGCGCCGTACGCCGCGAGGTCTCGATCCCGGTGATCGCCTCCGGCGGCGCCGGCCGCGCGGAGCACTTCGCGCCGGCCATCGACGCCGGCGCCGACGCCGTCCTCGCCGCGACCGTCTTCCACTTCGGCAAGGTCCGGGTCCGCGAGGTCAAGGACGCGCTGGTCGCCGGCGGTCACCCGGTCCGCTGA
- a CDS encoding AIM24 family protein, translated as MRSDLFDTNLESTSDDRFALQNSKMLRVALDGEVMARQGAMVAYQGEVDFAYQGSGGMGRFLKKTLTGEGMPLMKVSGRGDVFLADDAMEIHLVRLEGDALTVNGSNVLAFDSALTWDIKRVEGASMMAGGVFNTTFTGTGTVAVTSHGTPVMLNVDAPTYADIQSAIAWSASLTTSVRRTAGAGALIGRGSGEAFQLAFSGQGFVLVQASEGRVVPSHTH; from the coding sequence ATGCGCAGCGACCTGTTCGACACCAACCTCGAGTCGACGAGCGATGACCGCTTCGCGTTGCAGAACTCCAAGATGCTCAGGGTGGCGCTCGACGGGGAGGTCATGGCGCGCCAGGGCGCGATGGTCGCCTACCAGGGCGAGGTGGACTTCGCCTACCAGGGATCGGGCGGCATGGGGAGGTTCCTGAAGAAGACCCTCACCGGCGAGGGCATGCCGCTGATGAAGGTGTCCGGACGCGGCGACGTCTTCCTCGCCGACGACGCGATGGAGATCCACCTGGTGCGGCTCGAGGGCGACGCCCTGACGGTCAACGGCAGCAACGTCCTGGCCTTCGACTCCGCGCTCACCTGGGACATCAAGCGGGTGGAGGGCGCGTCCATGATGGCCGGCGGCGTCTTCAACACCACGTTCACCGGGACCGGGACCGTCGCGGTCACCTCCCACGGCACGCCGGTCATGCTGAACGTCGACGCGCCGACGTACGCCGACATCCAGTCGGCGATCGCGTGGTCGGCCTCGCTGACCACGTCGGTGCGGCGTACGGCGGGCGCCGGCGCCCTCATCGGGCGCGGGTCCGGGGAGGCGTTCCAGCTCGCTTTCAGCGGCCAGGGGTTCGTGCTCGTCCAGGCCAGCGAGGGCCGGGTCGTTCCCTCGCACACCCACTGA
- a CDS encoding HNH endonuclease signature motif containing protein has product MGVDDPEESVADATPTTGLVFGELAVPLAGEGAPLVAEFAPIEFGAALGLSTDSARSLVGDALELAHRLKRTWKLVRAGKVPLWKARRLAQLTTTLPLDGADFVGRQVTGFVGKISWAGIERLVDQARVAFDPEGAEKQRLVAADGRRFDVHTREATHDGTVHVEGVLDLADAVDLDTAIRHGAEELAALGSTESLDVRRSMAVGELARRQLAFDLRAEAGDGAASVVKPRQVVIHVHLSHAAISRDEAGIAHVEETRSIVSTEQVRQWCSGDAPVVIKPVIDLEAHHHTDAYAIPDRLAEQTRLAQPVCAFPWCERPARRCDTDHVTAHGPDGPTCSCNLAPLCRRHHRAKTHTAWTYDKTDATTCLWRSPHGLHLIKDRTTTRLVTAHPPDE; this is encoded by the coding sequence GTGGGCGTCGATGACCCCGAAGAGTCCGTCGCCGACGCGACACCGACGACCGGACTGGTGTTCGGGGAGCTCGCGGTGCCGCTGGCTGGTGAAGGTGCCCCGCTGGTCGCGGAGTTCGCGCCGATCGAGTTCGGTGCCGCGCTCGGCTTGTCGACCGACTCCGCCCGCTCGCTCGTCGGTGACGCGCTCGAGCTGGCCCACCGGCTCAAGCGCACCTGGAAGCTGGTCCGCGCCGGCAAAGTGCCGCTGTGGAAGGCCCGGCGACTCGCGCAGCTGACCACCACCCTGCCGCTCGACGGTGCCGATTTCGTGGGCCGCCAGGTGACCGGCTTCGTGGGGAAGATCAGCTGGGCCGGGATCGAGCGGCTCGTCGACCAGGCCCGCGTCGCCTTCGACCCCGAAGGTGCGGAGAAGCAGCGCCTCGTCGCTGCGGACGGGCGTCGGTTCGACGTCCACACCCGCGAGGCCACCCACGACGGCACCGTCCACGTCGAGGGTGTTCTCGACCTGGCCGACGCAGTCGACCTCGACACCGCGATCCGGCACGGCGCCGAGGAACTGGCGGCTCTCGGGTCGACGGAGTCGTTGGACGTGCGCCGCTCGATGGCCGTCGGTGAGCTCGCCCGCCGGCAGCTGGCGTTCGACCTGCGCGCCGAGGCAGGTGACGGCGCCGCTTCGGTCGTCAAGCCCCGCCAGGTCGTGATTCACGTCCATCTCTCCCACGCCGCGATCAGCCGTGATGAGGCAGGCATCGCCCACGTCGAGGAGACCCGGTCCATCGTGTCGACCGAGCAGGTCCGCCAGTGGTGCAGCGGCGACGCCCCGGTCGTGATCAAGCCGGTCATCGACCTCGAGGCCCACCACCACACCGACGCCTACGCGATCCCGGACCGGCTCGCCGAGCAGACCCGTCTCGCTCAGCCGGTGTGCGCCTTCCCGTGGTGCGAACGCCCCGCCCGACGCTGCGACACCGACCACGTCACCGCCCATGGTCCCGACGGGCCTACGTGCAGCTGCAACCTCGCCCCGCTCTGTCGTCGACATCACCGGGCCAAGACCCACACCGCCTGGACCTACGACAAGACCGACGCCACGACCTGCCTCTGGCGATCACCCCACGGCCTCCACCTGATCAAGGACCGCACCACCACCCGCCTCGTCACCGCCCACCCGCCTGACGAATAG
- a CDS encoding FAD-binding oxidoreductase, protein MSDGSPFAALGPDLYVEDPDVVAAHAGDASEGGGAGGPAGLLRPRATAEVAAALALAHEHRVPVVPRGAGSGLSGGAQAPAGSVVLSTARMDRILELDPVERVAVVQPGVVTADLRAAARAAGLFYPPDPGSVAFSTIGGNVATNAGGMCCLKYGVTGDFVLGLEVVLADGTVARPGRRTAKGVAGYDLTRLLVGSEGTLGVITEVTVRLLAAPAPARTAVATFASLEAAGAAVAALTASATPLSMLELMDRTTLRAVDELTGMGLGDPAAMLLLQADDPDATATVAAAGRTCADHGALDVAVAEDDAESEALLEARRQALPALERLGSWLLDDVCVPRSRVVELVRRIEAIAAQERVTIGVFGHAGDGNMHPTLVHDGSAEGAAATRRAFDAITEATLELGGTITGEHGVGRLKRGWLHRELDPGTLAMSRAVKDALDPRGILNPGCVLGAED, encoded by the coding sequence GTGAGCGACGGGTCGCCGTTCGCCGCCCTCGGCCCGGACCTGTACGTCGAGGACCCGGACGTCGTCGCGGCGCACGCCGGCGACGCCTCCGAGGGCGGCGGCGCCGGCGGCCCGGCGGGCCTGCTGCGCCCCCGTGCCACCGCCGAGGTCGCGGCCGCGCTGGCGCTGGCCCACGAGCACCGGGTGCCGGTGGTCCCCCGCGGCGCCGGCAGCGGGCTCAGCGGCGGCGCGCAGGCGCCGGCCGGAAGCGTGGTGCTGAGCACCGCGCGGATGGACCGGATCCTCGAGCTCGACCCGGTCGAGCGGGTGGCGGTCGTGCAGCCGGGGGTGGTCACCGCCGACCTGCGCGCCGCCGCGCGCGCGGCCGGGCTCTTCTACCCGCCCGACCCGGGCAGCGTGGCGTTCTCGACGATCGGCGGCAACGTCGCCACCAACGCCGGCGGCATGTGCTGCCTGAAGTACGGCGTGACCGGCGACTTCGTGCTGGGCCTGGAGGTCGTGCTGGCCGACGGGACCGTGGCGCGGCCGGGGCGGCGTACCGCGAAGGGCGTGGCGGGCTACGACCTCACTCGACTGCTGGTGGGCTCGGAGGGCACCCTCGGGGTGATCACCGAGGTCACCGTGCGGCTGCTCGCGGCCCCCGCTCCGGCGCGCACAGCCGTGGCGACCTTCGCCTCCCTGGAGGCGGCCGGCGCCGCGGTCGCGGCGCTCACGGCGTCGGCGACGCCGCTGTCGATGCTGGAGCTGATGGACCGCACCACGCTGCGCGCCGTCGACGAGCTCACCGGCATGGGGCTCGGCGACCCGGCGGCGATGCTGCTGCTCCAGGCCGACGACCCGGACGCCACAGCGACCGTGGCCGCGGCAGGACGGACCTGCGCCGATCACGGCGCCCTCGACGTGGCGGTCGCCGAAGACGACGCGGAGTCCGAGGCGCTGCTGGAGGCCCGCCGTCAGGCGCTGCCGGCCCTGGAGCGACTCGGCAGCTGGCTGCTCGACGACGTCTGTGTGCCGCGCTCGCGCGTGGTCGAGCTGGTGCGGCGCATCGAGGCGATCGCCGCGCAGGAGCGCGTGACGATCGGGGTCTTCGGCCATGCCGGGGACGGCAACATGCACCCGACGCTGGTCCACGACGGCTCCGCGGAGGGCGCCGCCGCGACCCGCCGGGCCTTCGACGCGATCACCGAGGCGACCCTCGAGCTCGGCGGCACGATCACCGGCGAGCACGGTGTCGGGCGCCTCAAGCGCGGGTGGCTGCACCGCGAGCTGGACCCGGGCACGCTGGCGATGTCGCGCGCCGTCAAGGACGCGCTCGACCCGCGCGGCATCCTCAACCCCGGCTGTGTGCTCGGGGCCGAGGACTAG
- a CDS encoding putative quinol monooxygenase — protein MIFITAKFRIKPEHAENWPEISRSFTEATRAEEGCLWFDWSRSLDDANEYVLTEAFVDGDAGGVHVSSDHFKAAQRELPPYLVETPRIVSTEVPGTGWSELGELAVK, from the coding sequence TTGATCTTCATCACCGCGAAGTTCCGCATCAAGCCCGAACACGCCGAGAACTGGCCGGAGATCTCCCGGTCCTTCACCGAAGCCACCCGTGCCGAGGAGGGCTGCCTGTGGTTCGACTGGTCGCGGAGCCTGGACGACGCGAACGAGTACGTCCTCACCGAGGCGTTCGTCGACGGCGACGCCGGCGGCGTGCACGTGTCCTCCGACCACTTCAAGGCCGCACAGCGCGAGCTGCCGCCGTACCTCGTGGAGACGCCGCGCATCGTCAGCACCGAGGTGCCGGGCACCGGCTGGTCCGAGCTCGGCGAGCTCGCCGTCAAGTGA
- a CDS encoding ABC transporter ATP-binding protein — protein MSEEHGTRRGTTWAGFRVLGVAIRREPFVFTLSTLGSVLFGALTVADAWVLGWATDHAVLPAFENGEIGPGVLVAVVALFLGVALLRAVGIVARRLGAGIMQYRMQAHTRRAVTRQYLALPMEWHQRHPTGQLLSNANSDVEAAWAPIAPLPMAVGTLAMMVIAVAQMLFADLVLALVGLLVFPAVVLANLVYQRLASPLMTRAQQLRAELSEIAHESFDGALVVKTLGRESEETARFAAVAEELREVNTRAGKIRAAFDPTLAALPNLGVLVVLALGVSRVVSGASDAGAVVTVAYLLTIVSFPIRSIGWLLGEFPRSVVGFERVSSVLAATGSMEYGEQRLAADGGARLDLEGVGFAYDPAQPLLREVTLRVEPGRTVALVGATASGKSTLTTLVARLIDPDTGRILIDGTDVRDLDRGELARSVAVVPQSAFLFDDTVRGNVTLGLEVSDEEVWAALRAAQADGFVAALPHGLDTQLGERGASLSGGQRQRISLARALVRRPRLLVLDDATSAVDPEVEARILAALRRESGGASLLVVAYRKATIALADEVVHLAGGRIVDRGTHTELLARSTAYAELVNAYEADPEAQPAGERS, from the coding sequence GTGAGCGAGGAGCACGGCACGCGACGCGGCACGACCTGGGCGGGGTTCCGGGTGCTGGGGGTGGCGATCCGCCGCGAACCCTTCGTCTTCACGCTCTCCACGCTGGGCAGCGTGCTGTTCGGCGCACTCACGGTCGCCGACGCCTGGGTGCTCGGCTGGGCCACCGACCACGCGGTGCTGCCCGCCTTCGAGAACGGCGAGATCGGGCCCGGCGTGCTGGTCGCCGTCGTCGCGCTGTTCCTCGGCGTGGCGCTGCTGCGCGCGGTCGGCATCGTCGCCCGACGGCTCGGCGCCGGCATCATGCAGTACCGCATGCAGGCGCACACCCGGCGCGCGGTCACCCGCCAGTACCTCGCGCTGCCGATGGAGTGGCACCAGCGCCACCCGACCGGCCAGCTGCTCTCCAACGCCAACTCCGACGTCGAGGCCGCCTGGGCGCCGATCGCTCCGCTGCCGATGGCGGTCGGCACGCTGGCGATGATGGTGATCGCGGTCGCGCAGATGCTCTTCGCCGACCTGGTGCTCGCCCTCGTCGGCCTGCTGGTCTTCCCGGCGGTCGTGCTCGCCAACCTCGTCTACCAGCGTCTCGCCTCCCCGCTCATGACCCGCGCCCAGCAGCTGCGCGCCGAGCTCAGCGAGATCGCCCACGAGTCCTTCGACGGCGCCCTGGTCGTCAAGACGCTCGGCCGCGAGAGCGAGGAGACCGCCCGGTTCGCCGCGGTCGCGGAGGAGCTGCGCGAGGTCAACACGCGTGCGGGCAAGATCCGCGCGGCCTTCGACCCGACGCTCGCGGCGCTGCCCAACCTCGGCGTCCTCGTCGTGCTGGCGCTCGGGGTCTCCCGGGTGGTCAGCGGCGCGAGCGACGCCGGCGCCGTGGTCACGGTGGCCTACCTGCTCACGATCGTGTCCTTCCCGATCCGCTCGATCGGCTGGCTGCTCGGGGAGTTCCCGCGCAGCGTGGTCGGCTTCGAGCGGGTGAGCTCGGTGCTCGCCGCCACCGGCAGCATGGAGTACGGCGAGCAACGGCTCGCCGCCGACGGCGGGGCCCGCCTCGACCTCGAGGGCGTGGGCTTCGCCTACGACCCCGCCCAGCCGCTGCTGCGCGAGGTGACGCTGCGGGTGGAGCCGGGTCGCACCGTCGCGCTGGTCGGCGCCACCGCCTCCGGCAAGAGCACGCTGACGACCCTGGTCGCCCGGCTCATCGACCCCGACACCGGTCGGATCCTCATCGACGGCACCGACGTGCGCGACCTGGACCGCGGTGAGCTCGCCCGCTCGGTCGCGGTGGTGCCGCAGAGCGCGTTCCTCTTCGACGACACCGTGCGCGGCAACGTCACCCTCGGCCTCGAGGTCTCCGACGAGGAGGTCTGGGCGGCGCTGCGCGCGGCGCAGGCCGACGGCTTCGTCGCCGCCCTGCCCCACGGCCTCGATACCCAGCTGGGCGAGCGGGGCGCGTCGCTGTCCGGTGGCCAGCGCCAGCGCATCTCGCTGGCGCGCGCCCTCGTACGCCGTCCGCGCCTGCTCGTCCTCGACGACGCGACGTCCGCGGTCGACCCGGAGGTCGAGGCACGCATCCTCGCCGCGCTGCGCCGTGAGAGCGGCGGCGCCAGCCTGCTGGTCGTGGCCTACCGCAAGGCGACGATCGCGCTGGCCGACGAGGTCGTCCACCTGGCCGGCGGACGCATCGTCGACCGGGGCACCCACACCGAGCTGCTGGCCCGCAGCACCGCCTACGCCGAGCTGGTCAACGCCTACGAGGCCGACCCCGAGGCCCAGCCCGCGGGGGAGCGGTCATGA